GTAGGAAAATTTTAGCAGTAGCAGGTATAATAGGCGGTGAATTAAGTAAAGTTGATGAAAATACCAAAAATATTTTTCTTGAAGTAGCAAACTTTAACCCCTTGGATATAGCACGCACGGGTAGAAAATTAAATATAAATACCGACGCCCGTTATAGGTTTGAAAGAAGGGTGGATGCCGGCATTTCCGAATTCTTTATAAACCACTTAACCGAAGCGGTTGTGACAAATTGCGGAGGAGAAGCATCAAACTTAGTTAGCGTATATGGTGAGCAGCCCGAGTATATTTCAGAAATTAAATTTTCTCCGACTATTATAGGTAAAGTAGCAGGCTTTGAAATTGAACAAACTAAGATAAATGAGATATTGCAAAAGCTAGGTTTTATTATTGAAGAAAATAAGGTGAAAATCCCTACCCACCGTAGAGGTGATATAACAAGTGAAATAGATTTAGTAGAAGAAATTTTAAGAGTTTATGGTTTTGAGAACATTCCTTCCGGTGAAATATTAATCAAGGCTACAGAGCTCTTTAACAATGCTCGAGAAAAAGAAAAGAGAATATCTGAAAGGCTTAGGCTAAGGGGACTTGATGAGGTAATAAGTTGGTCATTTACGGATGAACAAACTGTTAAAAATTTCGGGTTTGATAACTTGATTATGCTCGAGAACCCGATCAGTAGCGAGCTTTCAGTAATGAGGCCGACAATTATACCAAACCTTTTAGGGTTTATAGCAAAAAATTTAGCACGCGGTTTTAATAATTTCGGGCTATTTGAAAGAGGGCATATTTTCGGTAAAGAATTTAGAGATTTGCAATCAGCTTGTATTTCTGGAGTTAGGGTAGGGAATATGAGTGATAAAACTGTACATAAAGAAGAAAGAAAGGCTGATTTTTATGATATAAAATCAGATGTTTTTGCAATATGCAGTGAAGCACTGCTAAACCCTGAGAATTTAAGTGTAACAAAAAATGTACCGCAATATTATCATCCTTATAGAAGCGGCGCATTTAAACTTGGTAATAAACTCATAGCTTTTGCAGGGGAAATACACCCTAATATCCTTAAAACCCTTAATATAAAAGAAAGCGTTATAGGCTTTGAAGTATTTTTAGAAAATATACCGAAAGTAAATGCTAAAAATGCTAAAAGCAAACTAGAGTTATCGGCTTTTCAAGCAGTAAACCGTGACTTTGCTTTTATTGTTGATGAAGCTTTAGAAGCACAAAGCATATTAAAAGTTATTAGATCAGTAAATAAATCTCTTATAGAAAATGTGTCAATTTTTGATATTTATAGTGGTAATGGGGTAGAAGAAGGCAAAAAATCAATTGCACTTAGTATTAAAATCCAACCTAAGGATAAAACTTTATTTGATAAGGAGATTGAAGAAATTTGTACAAGTATCATAAATGAAGTATCGGCTAAATGCGGAGCAAAATTACGTTAATAAAAATTTAAGAGAACTTAACTGAAGTAATTTTTAGTTAAAATATTAAAAAAATACAAAAGGTTATAGACTAAAAATAGTTTACCATTTATATACTTACAGGTAAAAAAGACTTTGTAAGTTATATGGTTTTAGGGTTATTTAGAGGTGGTCACAACAAGTTAGTAGGAAATAATAATAGTTCCTCTAAAGCTGCTTTTGCTGAAGACTCTTTAAATAATATTTCAAACTTTATAAAAAAGAAAAATGCCGATAAAAATATTTTAGGTATTATACAATTCCAAAATTTACCTGTTATTATTTTTAGTTACGGAATAGAGTTTTCTAAAGTTTTGGCCGAAGGTATAACTAAAAGTTTTTATGATAAATTTCATGATAGAATACATCTTGAAAAAATTAGTTCCGACTCACTTCTATTTTGCATAGCAGAGAATGATGAGGAAGAAGCATATAATACTTTAAGAGAAGTTTTTAAAGCTTTAAAAATTCATTCTTCTCAAGATGTGGAAAAGCCGGTTTACTTATGTTTTAACTGCGGCACAAGTGTGCTCGCTTCCTCACTTGAAGAAGCGATAAACCAAGCATATATGGCCTTATTTGAATGCAAAAACAAAGATGGTTATGTTCATTATATTTATAATGAGGATATCTCTCAAAAAATGCTTCAACATCAAAACCATATGAAGTTAGCAGCATATTTTCAAAGAGCTATTATCGAAAACCGTTTACGCTTGGCATTTCAGCCCATAATTGACAGTAAAACCGGAAAAGTTAAGCATCATGAATCTTTACTCAGAATAGTTACCGAAGAAAATAAAATAATTTCAGCAGGGCCTTTTATCCCTATTGCAGAATCAATGCGCTTTATCGACCAAATTGATTTTTTAGTGTTAGACCTGGTGGTTAAGGAGCTTAGGTTTAATCCCGACGTTACTCTTGCTATGAATATTTCTAACCTTTCAATTGATAATACCGAATGGTTAAGGAAAGCTAAAAACCTACTTAAAGATTCCGGGATTGCATCCAGATTAATAGTTGAAATTACTGAGACTAGTATGCACAGAGAACTATCAAAAGTTGCCTATTTTGTTGATACATTGCAAAGCCTCGGGTGCTTAGTTGCAATAGATGACTTTGGCGCGGGCTATACTTCTTTTACTCAGCTTAAAATGATTCATGCTGACTTAATTAAAATTGACGGAATATTTATTCGCGATATAGTTGATAACCATGATAGCCGTTTATTTGTCCAAACATTATTAGGATTTGCCCATGGTTTCGGGATAAAAACAGTAGCTGAATTTGTAGAAACCGGAGAAATCGCGAAGACTTTAATTGATCTTAATATAGATTATATGCAAGGAAATTACTTTAGCCCTGCGGTAAATTACCGTACATGGATTAAAGATGATGTTTATAAAATTTTGAATTGAGTATGAGTGAATTTTTATTACAGAACTATCTAACCATTAAAGCGCTCCATATTATTTCAATAATTTGTTGGATGGCAGGGTTATTTTATCTCCCCAGGCTCTATGTATATCATACTAAAGCTAAGGTAGGCTCCGAGCTCGATCAAACTTTACAGGTGATGGAAAGAAAGCTTTTAAAGATGATAATGAACCCGAGTATGATAGCAAGCTTTGTGTTCGGGATTTTATTAATATATATAATCGGATTTGAAAGCGGCAAGTGGCTGCATGTTAAGATTCTATTAGTATTAATTATGGCTTTCACCCATGGCTTAATGGCAAAATATAGAAAAGATTTTGCGATGGGCAAAAATATTAAAGCTGATAAATTCTATCGCGTGCTTAACGAAGTTCCGACTATCCTTATGATAATTATAGTCTTCCTTGCAATAACAAAACCTTTTTAAATAAAAATAAAGTAAACTTTTTAAAAGTAGTGTTGCAAAGCAATAATAAAAAGTTTTTCTGTTTTTGCAACCCTACATGAAGCCGGCGCTCATGCTCTTTTACCCTAAAAAACTAGCGAGAAGTTATCTTTCTAAGGTTGATTTATTAGCATAAGAAATAGCATCTAATAATTTTGACGCAACCCTTTGAGGTATTACAACTTCTTGTGATATTTCATCCGGGGACTTTATATCTTTAAATGATAAAAAACTAGTTATATGGCATATTAACTCGTGAGGAAGCCTGAGTAATAATGAATCACTTTCATCTTTATCAAGCTGAGTTTTTTTGCAAATTTTGGCTAAGATGAGAAAGTTGTCTTGTTTATAACGCTTTGCTTGATCCATAAGAGACTTCATCTTTTCCTGCTCTTCTACTGTAAACTTCAATGAGGAGGAGGTTTCTATATTAAGTATGACCTTAATTCCCGGCAGTAATTGCATAAAACTTCTGAAATTACTTTGATCAATTCCATTTTTGTAAAGTCTTTCAATTTTCTCACGAAATATTGTTTGATTTTGTAAATTCAAAAAATTAATTTCTTCACGTTTATCCGGACTTATGCTTGTGTCATCATGTAGAGTTATTTCCAGTATTGACTTGTTATTTTCTAAGAGCTTAATTAATTCTATTGCTCCTTTATCAGTTATATAGTCTTTACTTAAGTTAAGCGAGGTTATAGTCTTATTCTCCTTTAAAGCTTCTACTATTGCTATCCATACTGCTTCTCTTATATTGTTATAACCTAAGTTAAGCGAGGTTATAGTCTGATTCTCCTTTAAAGCTTCTGCTATTGCTATACCTCCTGCTTCTCTTATTTTGTTATAACCCAAGTTAAGCGAGGTTATAGTCTTATTCTCCTTTAAAGCTTTTGCTATTGCTATCCCTCCTGCTTCTCTTATATCGTTACCACTTAAGTCAAGCGAGGTTATAGTTTTATTTTCCTTTAAAGCTTCTGCTATTGCTATACCTCCTGCTTCTTCTATATTGTTATCACTTAAGTTAAGCGAGGTTATAGTCTTATTCTCCTTTGAAGCTTCTGCTATTGCTATCCCTCCTGCTGCTCCTATATCGTTACCACCT
This genomic window from Candidatus Jidaibacter acanthamoeba contains:
- a CDS encoding EAL domain-containing protein; translated protein: MVLGLFRGGHNKLVGNNNSSSKAAFAEDSLNNISNFIKKKNADKNILGIIQFQNLPVIIFSYGIEFSKVLAEGITKSFYDKFHDRIHLEKISSDSLLFCIAENDEEEAYNTLREVFKALKIHSSQDVEKPVYLCFNCGTSVLASSLEEAINQAYMALFECKNKDGYVHYIYNEDISQKMLQHQNHMKLAAYFQRAIIENRLRLAFQPIIDSKTGKVKHHESLLRIVTEENKIISAGPFIPIAESMRFIDQIDFLVLDLVVKELRFNPDVTLAMNISNLSIDNTEWLRKAKNLLKDSGIASRLIVEITETSMHRELSKVAYFVDTLQSLGCLVAIDDFGAGYTSFTQLKMIHADLIKIDGIFIRDIVDNHDSRLFVQTLLGFAHGFGIKTVAEFVETGEIAKTLIDLNIDYMQGNYFSPAVNYRTWIKDDVYKILN
- the pheT gene encoding phenylalanine--tRNA ligase subunit beta, with the translated sequence MKFTLAWLKKYLKTEASITEITHALTNLGLEVEEVIDNAKAYQSFIVAEIEEAVKHPDAEKLKVCKVNNGNETLQIVCGAPNARAGLKVVLAPIGTKIPLNGMEIKAAKIRGVESNGMLCSAEELGLSGDGEGIIELEGNAKIGQNFAEVAGLNETIFHIGLTPNRGDAASVYGIARDLSATSIGELITPKSNYSIKSRAESKIKVTIEDRAGCYEFLGRYIGDVKNSVLAENITKTLELIGSGSKTVLVDISNYTMMEFGRPNHIYDADKIEGDIVVRKAKSKEKFIALGGEELQLDEDMLVVADSRKILAVAGIIGGELSKVDENTKNIFLEVANFNPLDIARTGRKLNINTDARYRFERRVDAGISEFFINHLTEAVVTNCGGEASNLVSVYGEQPEYISEIKFSPTIIGKVAGFEIEQTKINEILQKLGFIIEENKVKIPTHRRGDITSEIDLVEEILRVYGFENIPSGEILIKATELFNNAREKEKRISERLRLRGLDEVISWSFTDEQTVKNFGFDNLIMLENPISSELSVMRPTIIPNLLGFIAKNLARGFNNFGLFERGHIFGKEFRDLQSACISGVRVGNMSDKTVHKEERKADFYDIKSDVFAICSEALLNPENLSVTKNVPQYYHPYRSGAFKLGNKLIAFAGEIHPNILKTLNIKESVIGFEVFLENIPKVNAKNAKSKLELSAFQAVNRDFAFIVDEALEAQSILKVIRSVNKSLIENVSIFDIYSGNGVEEGKKSIALSIKIQPKDKTLFDKEIEEICTSIINEVSAKCGAKLR
- the hemJ gene encoding protoporphyrinogen oxidase HemJ, with the translated sequence MSEFLLQNYLTIKALHIISIICWMAGLFYLPRLYVYHTKAKVGSELDQTLQVMERKLLKMIMNPSMIASFVFGILLIYIIGFESGKWLHVKILLVLIMAFTHGLMAKYRKDFAMGKNIKADKFYRVLNEVPTILMIIIVFLAITKPF